A DNA window from Helianthus annuus cultivar XRQ/B chromosome 15, HanXRQr2.0-SUNRISE, whole genome shotgun sequence contains the following coding sequences:
- the LOC110914347 gene encoding uncharacterized protein DDB_G0286299-like — protein sequence MTENIKTGSKSWMYPRFVQMMIDHAYLEIDRNIKDDLLIQSHMSNDTLKQLVRYHPNHPEPKVGAEFFSFIKDANYADPDPVDHQNWRNEAEMKEAAYAKELKILEDFKSTKNEWYVKETGRRRRKATPIVKKDEESSSQLKKKQKKAAKTSLIDEPEEDEQVVTVEKETVVAAEEDPFNVDDLFDTDVLETGPTVVADVDKVVNVEVQKGKEKVIDDIEGDDVDKDTTSSTSSSDEEIDETEHLRKVQEATKQEKLLRKRREKDNDDAYVPSPEHVSESQSPPGGDFDFANTSQVRNVEKKVDEVIAENKKLAVENKKVMDRERILEMRVKRLENDNKELVKKIDSDQIEIDILKVRVAELEEEKARRDEQNEYFKLKNKELEAAKAFRDHEFYAE from the exons ATGACTGAGAATATCAAGACAGGCAGCAAGAGTTGGATGTATCCGAGGTTTGTGCAGATGATGATTGATCACGCTTATCTAGAAATTGACAGAAACATAAAAGATGACTTGTTGATACAATCACACATGAGCAATGATACGCTTAAACAGCTTGTGAGATACCACCCGAATCATCCAGAACCGAAAGTTGGTGCAGAATTCTTTAGTTTTATAAAAGATGCTAACTATGCTGATCCAGATCCAGTTGATCATCAGAACTGGAGGAATGAAGCTGAAATGAAAGAGGCAGCGTATGCTAAAGAgttgaaaattcttgaagatttcaaaagcacaaagaATGAATGGTATGTGAAAGAAACAGGAAGAAGACGCAGAAAGGCCACACCTATTGTTAAAAAGGATGAGGAATCTTCTTCACAACTAaagaagaagcaaaagaaagCTGCAAAAACATCTTTGATTGATGAACCTGAAGAAGATGAACAGGTGGTCACTGTGGAAAAGGAAACAGTGGTAGCTGCAGAAGAAGATCCATTTAatgttgatgatttgtttgatacTGATGTCTTAGAGACAGGGCCAACAGTGGTTGCTGATGTTGATAAAGTTGTTAATGTTGAAGTCCAGAAAGGAAAAGAGAAAGTTATTGATGATATTGAGGGAGATGATGTGGATAAAGATACTACAAGCTCCACGAGCTCTTCAGATGAGGAGATTGACGAGACTGAACATTTACGAAAAGTTCAGGAAGCTACAAAACAAGAGAAGTTGTTGAGAAAGAGACGGGAAAAGGACAATGATGATGCTTACGTTCCTTCTCCAGAACATGTCTCCGAATCACAATCTCCTCCAGGAG GAGATTTTGATTTTGCCAACACTTCACAAGTAAGGAATGTTGAAAAGAAGGTTGATGAAGTGATTGCTGAGAACAAGAAGCTAGCCGTTGAAAACAAGAAAGTTATGGATCGTGAAAGAATTCTAGAAATGCGTGTGAAAAGGTTAGAGAATGATAACAAAgagttggtgaaaaagattgattCTGATCAGATAGAGATAGATATTTTGAAAGTAAGAGTTGCTGAGCTGGAAGAAGAAAAAGCTCGACGTGACGAACAAAATGAGTATttcaagttgaagaacaaagAACTTGAAGCAGCTAAAGCTTTCAGAGATCACGAGTTCTATGCTGAATAA